The stretch of DNA AGAATTTATTTAATTATTGGTAAACTTGCTTAATTCGATGAACTTATTTTTTGATGCTATCAAGTTCGTTGCTATGAATATTTTACTCCCAAAATCTTCTAAGTTTTTAGTAAGAAGATTTTAAGAGTAAAATATCTAATTAATTTAAAACCTGCCTAAAGTGGTTTAAAAGATTAGTTATACCAAATTTTAATTAGGTAGCTCATTCTAATATAGCAACAACTCTTGCTGGAGCAGCAGATCCTCCTTTTATTTTAAGGGGAAATGCAGCAACTTTAAACCCACTAAGAGGCAAGTGACATAAATTTGTGAGTTGCTCCATGTGTAAGTATTCATGATCTAAACCAACTAAATGCCCCTCCCAAAACAATTCTTTATTATTGTTTCTTATTGCTTCTTCTGCGAGATATTTTAAGGGTAGATCCCAACCCCATTGATCGATACCCATTACCTTAATACCTTGTTGAATTAACCAAAGTGTAGCTTCTTTGCTCATGCCTGTACCTCGTTTAAGAACATCATGACCTGTTAATAAATCTCGACCTGTACGAATTAGTACAATATTTCCTGGAGATAAAGTGATATTGTTTTTAGCAAGATTATTTTTTATGTCTTCTGCTGTAATTACTTCTAAGTCTTTTTTGTGGCTCATGTCAATAAGTATACCATCCCCATACAGCCATTTTAGAGGAATTTCATCAATTGTTTTTGCTTTTTTGCCCTCAACTATAGGGGAGTAATGCCAAGGGGCGTCAATGTGAGTACTAGAATGTACACCCATATTTTTAATTTTATCATCTGCCCACCCTTGGAATCTAGAAGGCATTAGTTTTTTAGGAAGTTTAAAAATTAAACGAATTAATCTTAGACTCTTTGAATGAGGAATATGCTTTATTTTAATTCGCATAAACCAAGGGTCTTCTTTTTTATATTCGATTGTTTTTGATAAATCTATTATTACAGCCATTTAATTGATTGGTTATATAAAAGGATGTCATTAGCTTCAGAGTATAAATACTATGAAAAAATTACCCCAATGACACATTTTATTATTTTTAATAACTATATCACAGGTTTTATTTTATCCTTTATATTTTAATCAGATAAGTCGGATTGGGCAAGAGCTAATTCCATTTTTTGTTTGGAGAGGTTTATAACCTCAGGCTTAGCTGTTGAAAAATTTCCAGAGTTGAATAAAGGGCTAGGATCATATTCAATTGCTAATTGTATAGCCTCGGCTGATTGCCTACCTTCTAATTGATTTACTAAATGGATTGCCATATCAATTCCTGCGGATACCCCAGCGGCTGTTATTATTTTCCCATCTTGTATAATTCTTTCTCTTGTTGGAATTGCAGAGAACTCAGATAGTAGATCGATACAACTCCAATGGCAGGTTGCTTTTTTATTCTGCAATATTCCTGCTGCTGCTAATATTATGGAACCAGTACAAACACTGACTGTTTTAATAGAAGTTATGCTAACTTTGTTAATCCAGTCTAATATCTTTTTATTTTTAGCGATATTTAGATATTCTATTAATGATCCAGGAATTAGCAAAATATCTGCATGGTTAATTTCTGTAATATCATATTGAATATTCATTTCTATAAATGAACTGTCTGCTTTT from Aureispira anguillae encodes:
- a CDS encoding cyclase family protein, translating into MAVIIDLSKTIEYKKEDPWFMRIKIKHIPHSKSLRLIRLIFKLPKKLMPSRFQGWADDKIKNMGVHSSTHIDAPWHYSPIVEGKKAKTIDEIPLKWLYGDGILIDMSHKKDLEVITAEDIKNNLAKNNITLSPGNIVLIRTGRDLLTGHDVLKRGTGMSKEATLWLIQQGIKVMGIDQWGWDLPLKYLAEEAIRNNNKELFWEGHLVGLDHEYLHMEQLTNLCHLPLSGFKVAAFPLKIKGGSAAPARVVAILE
- a CDS encoding DJ-1/PfpI family protein — protein: MKVVIFMYPGVTMLDAIGPYEVLRNLQNSEICFVAEKKGLVKADSSFIEMNIQYDITEINHADILLIPGSLIEYLNIAKNKKILDWINKVSITSIKTVSVCTGSIILAAAGILQNKKATCHWSCIDLLSEFSAIPTRERIIQDGKIITAAGVSAGIDMAIHLVNQLEGRQSAEAIQLAIEYDPSPLFNSGNFSTAKPEVINLSKQKMELALAQSDLSD